From Streptomyces sp. TLI_105, the proteins below share one genomic window:
- a CDS encoding MOSC domain-containing protein, whose translation MTLLSVNVGRARPVEYTDAASGMTGIDKRPVEGPVRIEAPGAPGVGASGVAGDAVCDLRFHGGDDRAAYAFAREDMDLWERELGRELANGSFGENLTTRGLDVNGALIGERWRIGEEVVLEVTGGRIPCRTFAGFVEEKGWVKRFTQSQAGPGALLRVIVPGEVRAGDPITVLHRPDHDITVALLHRAATTERALLPSTLAAAEWMESGLLALARQYTEKYATA comes from the coding sequence ATGACCTTGCTGAGTGTGAATGTGGGCCGCGCCAGGCCCGTGGAGTACACGGACGCCGCCTCGGGGATGACGGGCATCGACAAGCGTCCGGTGGAGGGGCCCGTGCGGATCGAGGCGCCCGGGGCGCCCGGCGTCGGGGCGAGCGGGGTCGCCGGGGACGCGGTCTGCGACCTGCGCTTCCACGGCGGCGACGACCGGGCGGCGTACGCCTTCGCCCGGGAGGACATGGACCTGTGGGAGCGGGAGCTCGGCCGCGAACTGGCCAACGGCTCCTTCGGCGAGAACCTCACCACCCGCGGCCTCGACGTGAACGGGGCCCTGATCGGCGAGCGGTGGCGGATCGGCGAGGAGGTGGTCCTGGAGGTGACCGGCGGCCGCATCCCGTGCCGCACGTTCGCGGGCTTCGTCGAGGAGAAGGGCTGGGTGAAGCGGTTCACGCAGTCGCAGGCCGGTCCCGGCGCCCTGCTGCGGGTGATCGTGCCGGGCGAGGTGCGGGCCGGCGACCCGATCACGGTGCTGCACCGGCCGGACCACGACATCACCGTGGCGCTCCTGCACCGCGCCGCGACCACCGAACGCGCCCTGCTGCCCTCCACGTTGGCCGCCGCCGAGTGGATGGAGTCCGGGCTCCTCGCGCTCGCCCGCCAGTACACGGAGAAGTACGCCACGGCCTAG
- a CDS encoding LysR family transcriptional regulator produces MIEARHLRVLRAVAATGSFSAAARELGCTQPAVSQQMKALEASAGTPLLIRTGREMRLTQAGEVLVRHASGILAGLTAAEEEVAAIAGLRAGRVRLVSFPSGSSTLVPTALAALRAAHPGTRVSLVEAEPPRSIEMLREGDCDIALAFRYGAGQAEWDDLVVRPLLADRLVGLVPEGHRLAGAGAVGIAELADESWIAGCPRCRRQLVDVCEDAGFTPRIDFATDDYPAVVGLVGAGLGVAVLPELAIESVRPKGARTVAVEPAVEREIVALTLPDLAQVPAVAATLDELIRAAKRA; encoded by the coding sequence ATGATCGAGGCCCGCCACCTCCGCGTCCTGCGCGCCGTCGCCGCCACCGGCTCCTTCTCGGCCGCCGCGCGCGAACTCGGCTGCACCCAGCCCGCCGTCAGCCAGCAGATGAAGGCGCTCGAAGCCTCCGCCGGCACGCCGCTGCTGATCCGCACCGGACGCGAGATGCGCCTCACCCAGGCCGGCGAGGTCCTGGTCCGCCACGCCTCCGGCATCCTCGCCGGGCTCACCGCGGCCGAGGAGGAGGTCGCCGCCATCGCCGGGCTCCGGGCGGGCCGGGTCCGCCTGGTCTCCTTCCCGAGCGGCAGCTCCACCCTCGTGCCCACCGCGCTCGCCGCGCTGCGGGCCGCGCACCCCGGCACCCGGGTCTCCCTCGTCGAGGCCGAACCGCCGCGCTCGATCGAGATGCTCCGCGAGGGCGACTGCGACATCGCCCTCGCGTTCCGGTACGGGGCCGGGCAGGCCGAGTGGGACGACCTGGTGGTCCGCCCGCTCCTCGCCGACCGGCTCGTCGGTCTGGTGCCCGAGGGGCACCGGCTCGCCGGCGCCGGAGCGGTCGGCATCGCGGAGCTCGCGGACGAGTCCTGGATCGCGGGCTGCCCGCGCTGCCGCCGCCAGCTCGTGGACGTCTGCGAGGACGCGGGCTTCACCCCCCGCATCGACTTCGCCACCGACGACTATCCGGCCGTGGTGGGCCTGGTCGGCGCCGGTCTGGGCGTGGCCGTCCTGCCGGAGCTGGCCATCGAGTCCGTACGCCCCAAGGGTGCGCGGACCGTGGCCGTGGAGCCGGCTGTGGAGCGGGAGATCGTGGCCCTGACGCTGCCGGACCTCGCGCAGGTCCCGGCCGTCGCCGCCACGCTCGACGAGCTGATCCGCGCCGCCAAGCGCGCGTAG
- a CDS encoding glycerol-3-phosphate dehydrogenase/oxidase has translation MRTATLGPAERAEALAAMAERELDVLVVGAGVVGAGTALDAVTRGLSTGIVEARDWASGTSSRSSKLIHGGLRYLEMLDFALVREALKERGLLLERLAPHLVKPVPFLYPLQHKGWERFYAGSGVALYDAMSLSSGHGRGLPVHRHLSRRGALRVAPCLKKDALVGALQYYDAQMDDARFVTTLVRTAASYGARAASRARVTGFLREGERVVGARVQDVEAGIAYEIRAKQIVNATGVWTDDTQALIGERGQFHVRASKGIHLVVPKDRIHSTTGLILRTEKSVLFVIPWGRHWIVGTTDTDWDLDKAHPAASSADIDYLLEHVNTVLATPLTRDDVQGVYAGLRPLLAGESDATSKLSREHTVAHPAPGLVVVAGGKYTTYRVMAKDAVDEAVHGLDQRVAPCVTEDTPLLGAEGYRALWNARARIAARTGLHVVRIEHLLNRYGSLTEEVLDLVQADPSLGEPLAAAEDYLRAEIVYAASHEGARHLDDVLTRRTRISIETFDRGALSARECAELMAPVLGWDERQVEKEVEHYEKRVEAERESQRQPDDLTADAARLGAPDIVPI, from the coding sequence GTGAGGACAGCGACACTGGGACCCGCCGAGCGCGCCGAGGCGCTCGCGGCCATGGCCGAGCGAGAGCTGGACGTGCTGGTCGTCGGCGCCGGAGTGGTCGGCGCCGGCACCGCCCTCGACGCCGTCACCAGAGGGCTCTCCACCGGCATCGTGGAGGCCCGCGACTGGGCCTCCGGCACCTCCAGCAGGTCCAGCAAGCTCATCCACGGCGGCCTGCGCTATCTGGAGATGCTGGATTTCGCCCTGGTGCGGGAGGCGCTCAAGGAGCGCGGACTGCTCCTGGAGCGGCTCGCACCCCACCTGGTGAAGCCGGTCCCCTTCCTCTACCCGCTCCAGCACAAGGGCTGGGAGCGGTTCTACGCCGGCTCGGGAGTCGCGCTGTACGACGCGATGTCGCTCTCCTCCGGCCACGGCCGCGGACTCCCCGTCCACCGGCACCTCTCCCGCCGCGGCGCCCTGCGCGTCGCGCCCTGCCTGAAGAAGGACGCCCTGGTCGGCGCCCTGCAGTACTACGACGCCCAGATGGACGACGCCCGCTTCGTCACCACCCTCGTGCGCACCGCCGCCTCCTACGGCGCCAGGGCCGCCAGCAGGGCCCGCGTCACCGGCTTCCTCCGCGAGGGCGAGCGGGTCGTCGGCGCGCGCGTCCAGGACGTGGAGGCCGGGATCGCGTACGAGATCCGGGCCAAGCAGATCGTCAACGCCACCGGCGTGTGGACGGACGACACCCAGGCCCTCATCGGGGAACGCGGCCAGTTCCACGTCCGCGCCTCCAAGGGCATCCACCTCGTCGTGCCCAAGGACCGCATCCACTCGACCACCGGACTGATCCTGCGCACCGAGAAGTCCGTGCTCTTCGTCATCCCCTGGGGGCGCCACTGGATCGTCGGCACCACCGACACCGACTGGGACCTCGACAAGGCGCACCCCGCCGCCTCCAGCGCCGACATCGACTACCTCCTGGAGCATGTGAACACCGTGCTCGCCACCCCGCTCACCCGGGACGACGTCCAAGGCGTCTACGCCGGCCTGCGCCCCCTGCTCGCCGGCGAGTCCGACGCCACCAGCAAGCTCTCCCGCGAGCACACCGTCGCCCACCCGGCCCCCGGCCTCGTGGTCGTCGCCGGTGGCAAGTACACGACGTACCGCGTGATGGCGAAGGACGCCGTCGACGAGGCGGTGCACGGCCTCGACCAGCGGGTCGCCCCCTGCGTCACCGAGGACACCCCGCTCCTCGGTGCCGAGGGCTACCGCGCCCTGTGGAACGCGCGGGCGAGAATCGCCGCCAGGACCGGGCTGCACGTCGTCAGGATCGAGCATCTCCTCAACCGCTACGGCTCCCTGACGGAGGAGGTCCTCGACCTCGTCCAGGCCGACCCGAGCCTCGGCGAACCGCTCGCGGCGGCCGAGGACTACCTGCGCGCCGAGATCGTCTACGCCGCCTCGCACGAGGGCGCGCGCCACCTCGACGACGTCCTCACCCGGCGGACCAGGATCTCCATCGAGACCTTCGACCGGGGCGCGCTCAGCGCCCGCGAGTGCGCGGAACTGATGGCTCCGGTCCTCGGCTGGGACGAGCGCCAGGTCGAGAAGGAGGTCGAGCACTACGAGAAGCGGGTGGAGGCGGAGCGGGAGTCGCAGCGGCAGCCCGACGACCTGACCGCGGACGCCGCACGGCTCGGGGCGCCGGACATCGTGCCCATCTGA
- the guaB gene encoding IMP dehydrogenase, with product MTANVDGVPEKFATLGLTYDDVLLLPGASDMAPDQIDTASYISKNVRVNIPLLSAAMDKVTESRMAIAMARQGGVGVLHRNLSIADQANQVDLVKRSESGMVTDPITVHPDATLAEADAICAKFRISGVPVTDPAGKLLGIVTNRDMAFETDRARQVREVMTPMPLVTGKVGISGVDAMELLRRHKIEKLPLVDEAGILKGLITVKDFVKAEKYPNAAKDKEGRLIVGAAVGVAGDAYERAQALIEAGVDFIVVDTAHGHSRLVGDMVAKIKSNSSVDVIGGNVATRDGAQALIDAGVDGIKVGVGPGSICTTRVVAGIGVPQVTAIYEASLAAKAAGVPVIGDGGLQYSGDIAKALVAGADTVMLGSLLAGCEESPGELLFINGKQFKSYRGMGSLGAMQSRGEQRSFSKDRYFQEGVASDEKLVPEGIEGQVPYRGPLSAVVHQLVGGLRQSMFYVGGRTVPELQANGRFVRITSAGLKESHPHDIQMTVEAPNYSRK from the coding sequence ATGACTGCCAACGTCGACGGAGTGCCCGAGAAATTCGCGACACTCGGGCTGACCTACGACGACGTGCTGCTGCTGCCCGGCGCGTCCGACATGGCGCCCGACCAGATCGACACCGCCTCGTACATCTCGAAGAACGTGCGGGTGAACATCCCGCTGCTCTCCGCCGCGATGGACAAGGTCACCGAGTCCCGCATGGCCATCGCCATGGCGCGACAGGGCGGTGTCGGTGTGTTGCACCGCAACCTCTCCATCGCCGACCAGGCCAACCAGGTCGACCTGGTGAAGCGGTCCGAGTCCGGCATGGTCACCGACCCGATCACGGTCCACCCGGACGCCACGCTCGCCGAGGCCGACGCGATCTGCGCCAAGTTCCGCATCAGCGGCGTCCCCGTGACCGACCCGGCCGGCAAGCTCCTCGGCATCGTCACCAACCGCGACATGGCCTTCGAGACGGACCGTGCCCGCCAGGTGCGCGAGGTCATGACCCCGATGCCGCTGGTCACCGGCAAGGTCGGCATCTCCGGCGTGGACGCCATGGAGCTGCTGCGCCGCCACAAGATCGAGAAGCTGCCGCTGGTCGACGAGGCGGGCATCCTCAAGGGCCTCATCACGGTCAAGGACTTCGTCAAGGCCGAGAAGTACCCGAACGCCGCCAAGGACAAGGAAGGCCGGCTGATCGTCGGCGCCGCCGTCGGTGTCGCCGGTGACGCGTACGAGCGCGCCCAGGCCCTGATCGAGGCGGGCGTCGACTTCATCGTCGTCGACACCGCGCACGGCCACTCCCGCCTGGTCGGCGACATGGTCGCCAAGATCAAGTCGAACTCCTCGGTCGACGTCATCGGCGGAAACGTCGCCACCCGCGACGGCGCCCAGGCGCTGATCGACGCCGGTGTCGACGGCATCAAGGTCGGCGTCGGTCCGGGCTCCATCTGCACCACCCGCGTGGTCGCCGGCATCGGCGTCCCGCAGGTCACCGCGATCTACGAGGCGTCCCTCGCCGCCAAGGCGGCCGGCGTCCCGGTCATCGGCGACGGCGGTCTGCAGTACTCCGGCGACATCGCGAAGGCCCTCGTCGCCGGCGCCGACACGGTGATGCTCGGCTCGCTGCTCGCGGGCTGCGAGGAGTCCCCGGGCGAGCTGCTCTTCATCAACGGCAAGCAGTTCAAGTCGTACCGCGGCATGGGCTCGCTCGGCGCCATGCAGTCCCGCGGCGAGCAGCGCTCCTTCTCCAAGGACCGCTACTTCCAGGAGGGCGTCGCCTCCGACGAGAAGCTCGTGCCCGAGGGCATCGAGGGCCAGGTGCCCTACCGCGGCCCGCTCTCGGCCGTCGTCCACCAGCTGGTGGGCGGTCTGCGCCAGTCGATGTTCTACGTCGGCGGCCGCACGGTGCCGGAGCTCCAGGCGAACGGCCGCTTCGTCCGGATCACCTCGGCGGGCCTCAAGGAGAGCCACCCGCACGACATCCAGATGACGGTCGAGGCGCCGAACTACAGCAGGAAGTAA
- a CDS encoding GuaB3 family IMP dehydrogenase-related protein, with protein MTEIEIGRGKRGRRAYAFDDIAVVPSRRTRDPKEVSIAWQIDAYRFELPFLAAPMDSVVSPQTAIRIGEMGGLGVLNLEGLWTRYEDPQPLLDEIAELDEATATRRLQEIYAAPIKEELIGQRIKEVRDSGVVTAAALSPQRTAQFSKAVVDAGVDIFVIRGTTVSAEHVSGAAEPLNLKQFIYELDVPVIVGGCATYTAALHLMRTGAAGVLVGFGGGAAHTTRNVLGIQVPMATAVADVAAARRDYMDESGGRYVHVIADGGVGWSGDLPKAIACGADAVMIGSPLARATDAPGKGHHWGMEAVHEDVPRGKLVDLGIVGTTEEILAGPSHTPDGSMNFFGALRRAMATTGYSELKEFQRVEVTVADAQHKR; from the coding sequence GTGACTGAGATCGAGATCGGGCGCGGCAAGCGCGGCCGCAGGGCGTACGCGTTCGACGACATCGCCGTCGTGCCGAGCCGGCGCACCCGGGACCCGAAGGAGGTCTCGATCGCCTGGCAGATCGACGCCTACCGCTTCGAGCTGCCGTTCCTGGCCGCCCCGATGGACTCGGTCGTCTCGCCGCAGACCGCCATCCGCATCGGCGAGATGGGCGGCCTGGGCGTGCTGAACCTCGAGGGTCTCTGGACCCGGTACGAGGACCCGCAGCCGCTCCTCGACGAGATCGCCGAGCTGGACGAGGCGACCGCGACCCGCCGCCTCCAGGAGATCTACGCCGCGCCGATCAAGGAAGAGCTGATCGGGCAGCGCATCAAGGAGGTGCGCGACTCCGGTGTGGTCACCGCCGCCGCGCTCTCTCCGCAGCGCACCGCGCAGTTCTCCAAGGCCGTCGTCGACGCCGGCGTGGACATCTTCGTCATCCGCGGCACGACGGTCTCCGCCGAGCACGTCTCGGGCGCGGCCGAGCCGCTGAACCTGAAGCAGTTCATCTACGAGCTGGACGTCCCGGTCATCGTCGGCGGCTGCGCCACGTACACCGCGGCCCTGCACCTGATGCGCACCGGCGCGGCCGGCGTGCTGGTCGGCTTCGGCGGCGGCGCCGCGCACACCACCCGTAACGTCCTCGGCATCCAGGTCCCGATGGCGACCGCGGTGGCCGACGTGGCCGCGGCCCGCCGCGACTACATGGACGAGTCCGGCGGCCGGTACGTGCACGTCATCGCCGACGGCGGCGTGGGCTGGTCCGGCGACCTGCCGAAGGCGATCGCCTGCGGCGCCGACGCCGTGATGATCGGCTCCCCGCTGGCCCGTGCCACGGACGCGCCCGGCAAGGGCCACCACTGGGGCATGGAGGCCGTCCACGAGGACGTGCCGCGCGGCAAGCTGGTCGACCTGGGCATCGTCGGCACCACCGAGGAGATCCTCGCGGGCCCGTCGCACACCCCGGACGGCTCGATGAACTTCTTCGGCGCCCTGCGCCGCGCGATGGCCACCACGGGCTACAGCGAGCTCAAGGAGTTCCAGCGCGTCGAGGTCACGGTCGCGGACGCCCAGCACAAGCGCTGA
- a CDS encoding SDR family oxidoreductase: MTTALITGSTAGIGAAFARRLAADGHDVVLVARDLKRLREQATELHDRHGVEAEVLAADLSEEDGIAAVEARLSDRKQPVDMLVNNAGFGNKGRFLEVSMADELKMLTVHCEAVLRLTSAAAASMKDRRRGAVVNVASVAAFVPRGTYGASKAWVVQFTQGAARDLAGSGVRLMALCPGFVRTEFHERAGMGTDNIPGWMWLDADKLVAAALTDLERGRTLSIPDPRYKALMGVVKLAPRGLLGGVSSKAGRKYGPQ, from the coding sequence ATGACGACTGCACTGATTACGGGCTCCACCGCGGGCATCGGGGCCGCTTTCGCACGGAGGCTGGCGGCGGACGGCCATGACGTCGTGCTCGTGGCCAGGGACCTGAAGCGGCTCCGGGAGCAGGCGACCGAGCTGCACGACCGGCACGGCGTGGAGGCCGAGGTGCTCGCGGCGGACCTCTCCGAGGAGGACGGGATCGCCGCCGTCGAGGCCCGGCTCTCGGACCGGAAGCAGCCGGTGGACATGCTGGTGAACAACGCCGGCTTCGGCAACAAGGGCCGCTTCCTCGAGGTCTCCATGGCCGACGAGCTGAAGATGCTGACGGTGCACTGCGAGGCGGTGCTGCGGCTGACCTCGGCCGCAGCCGCCTCGATGAAGGACCGACGCCGGGGCGCCGTGGTGAACGTCGCCTCGGTGGCGGCCTTCGTGCCCCGCGGCACCTACGGCGCCTCGAAGGCCTGGGTCGTGCAGTTCACACAGGGCGCGGCGCGGGACCTCGCGGGCAGCGGGGTCCGGCTGATGGCGCTCTGCCCCGGCTTCGTACGGACCGAGTTCCACGAGCGGGCCGGGATGGGCACGGACAACATCCCGGGCTGGATGTGGCTCGACGCGGACAAGCTGGTGGCGGCGGCGCTCACCGACCTGGAGCGGGGGAGGACGCTGTCGATCCCTGATCCCCGCTACAAGGCCCTCATGGGTGTGGTGAAGCTGGCGCCGCGCGGCCTGCTCGGCGGGGTCTCCTCCAAGGCGGGCCGCAAGTACGGCCCGCAGTAG
- a CDS encoding nucleotide sugar dehydrogenase: MPADLAVIGLGHHGLPLAQAATAAGIDTIGYDTDPRPAAELAAGRSPVDGSLTAPEIRRMLSGSFRPTTDPAELGRVRTAVLCAPTSLGPDRTLDLTAVTGAARALAARLRPHTTVLLESPVPPGTTEGLLRETLEAGSGLRAGRDFHLAYSPGRLDPGSRTPGYAGTPKVIGGLTPACTESAAAFYGRLTDKVVRARGPREAETVKLLETNFRHVNIALVNEMAVLCHELGVDLWDVIRCAETKPFGFQAFRPGPGVGGHGVPVDTVGAHRPLRLVELAGQVNERMPQYVVQRAATLLNEHGKSARGARILLLGITYKPDLPDRQGSPADEIARRLMDLGAAVSYHDPHVPDWRVRDLPVPRADSLYEAAAHADLTVLLQHHRTYDLQGLSVKAQLLLDTRGATPAGAAHRL, from the coding sequence ATGCCCGCTGATCTCGCCGTCATCGGCCTCGGCCACCACGGACTCCCCCTGGCCCAGGCCGCCACCGCCGCAGGCATCGACACCATCGGCTACGACACCGACCCCCGCCCCGCCGCCGAACTCGCCGCCGGCCGCTCCCCGGTCGACGGTTCCCTCACCGCCCCCGAGATCCGCCGGATGCTCTCGGGGAGCTTCCGGCCGACCACCGACCCCGCCGAGCTCGGCCGGGTCCGCACCGCCGTCCTCTGCGCCCCGACCTCCCTCGGCCCCGACCGGACGCTCGACCTCACCGCCGTCACCGGCGCCGCCCGCGCGCTCGCCGCCCGGCTGCGCCCGCACACCACCGTCCTCCTCGAGTCCCCGGTCCCCCCGGGCACCACCGAGGGCCTCCTCCGCGAGACCCTGGAGGCGGGCTCCGGCCTGCGCGCCGGACGCGACTTCCACCTCGCGTACTCCCCCGGCCGCCTCGACCCCGGCAGCCGCACCCCCGGCTACGCCGGCACCCCCAAGGTCATCGGCGGCCTCACCCCGGCCTGCACCGAGTCCGCGGCCGCCTTCTACGGCCGGCTCACCGACAAGGTGGTACGCGCGCGTGGCCCCCGCGAGGCGGAGACGGTCAAGCTCCTGGAGACCAACTTCCGGCACGTCAACATCGCCCTCGTCAACGAGATGGCGGTCCTCTGCCACGAACTCGGCGTCGACCTGTGGGACGTCATCCGCTGCGCCGAGACCAAGCCCTTCGGCTTCCAGGCCTTCCGCCCCGGCCCCGGCGTCGGCGGCCACGGCGTCCCCGTCGACACGGTCGGCGCCCACCGCCCGCTCCGCCTCGTCGAACTCGCCGGCCAGGTCAACGAGCGCATGCCCCAGTACGTCGTCCAGCGCGCCGCCACCCTCCTCAACGAGCACGGCAAGTCGGCGCGCGGCGCCCGGATCCTGCTCCTGGGCATCACGTACAAGCCCGACCTCCCCGACCGGCAGGGCTCCCCCGCCGACGAGATCGCCCGCCGCCTCATGGACCTGGGCGCCGCCGTCAGCTACCACGACCCCCACGTCCCCGACTGGCGCGTCCGCGACCTGCCCGTCCCCCGCGCGGACTCCCTCTACGAGGCCGCCGCCCACGCCGACCTGACGGTCCTTCTCCAGCACCACCGCACGTACGACCTGCAGGGCCTCTCGGTGAAGGCGCAGCTCCTCCTCGACACCCGCGGCGCCACCCCCGCGGGAGCGGCCCACCGGCTCTGA
- a CDS encoding sigma-70 family RNA polymerase sigma factor translates to MRDDETVGSPMPAGQGEIGALVHRAVDGDAQATHDLLARVHPLALRYCRTRLNRLPGDARHFVEDLAQEVCVAVLMALPRYKDTGRPFEAFVFAIAGHKVADLQRAAMRHPGSTAVPSDEMPERPDDSLGPEERALLSDDAEWAKKLLANLPENQRELLVLRVAVGLTAEETGQMLGMSPGAVRVAQHRALSRLRALAEQ, encoded by the coding sequence ATGCGCGACGACGAGACCGTGGGTTCCCCCATGCCTGCCGGGCAGGGGGAGATCGGCGCGCTCGTGCACCGCGCGGTCGACGGCGACGCGCAGGCCACCCACGACCTGCTCGCGCGCGTCCACCCGCTCGCCCTGCGGTACTGCCGCACCCGCCTCAACCGGCTGCCGGGCGACGCCCGGCACTTCGTCGAGGACCTCGCCCAGGAGGTCTGCGTCGCCGTCCTGATGGCGCTGCCGCGCTACAAGGACACGGGCAGGCCCTTCGAGGCCTTCGTCTTCGCCATCGCCGGGCACAAGGTCGCCGACCTCCAGCGGGCCGCCATGCGGCACCCGGGGTCCACCGCCGTGCCCTCCGACGAGATGCCCGAGCGGCCCGACGACTCGCTCGGCCCCGAGGAGCGGGCCCTGCTCAGCGACGACGCCGAATGGGCCAAGAAGCTGCTCGCCAACCTCCCGGAGAACCAGCGCGAACTGCTCGTGCTGCGGGTCGCGGTCGGACTGACCGCCGAGGAGACCGGCCAGATGCTCGGCATGTCCCCGGGCGCCGTCCGGGTCGCGCAGCACCGTGCCCTCAGCCGGCTGCGCGCACTGGCCGAGCAGTAA
- a CDS encoding WhiB family transcriptional regulator, giving the protein MADFSRLPGPNADLWDWQLLAACRGVDSSLFFHPEGERGAARSARENSAKEVCMRCPVRAECAAHALAVREPYGVWGGLTEDEREELMGRARNRLITTAPATASATSTVERM; this is encoded by the coding sequence ATGGCAGATTTCTCCCGCCTTCCCGGACCCAACGCCGATCTGTGGGACTGGCAACTCCTCGCGGCCTGCCGCGGGGTCGACAGCTCCCTGTTCTTCCACCCCGAGGGAGAGCGCGGCGCGGCACGGAGTGCGCGTGAGAACTCGGCGAAAGAGGTCTGCATGCGGTGCCCGGTGCGCGCGGAGTGCGCGGCACACGCACTCGCCGTGCGGGAGCCCTACGGCGTATGGGGCGGCCTCACCGAGGACGAACGCGAAGAACTCATGGGACGCGCGCGCAATCGCCTGATCACGACGGCGCCGGCGACCGCGTCTGCCACGTCCACCGTGGAGCGCATGTGA
- a CDS encoding response regulator transcription factor — translation MTSVLVCDDSPLAREALRRAVATVPGVERVTTAANGEEVLRRWGADRSDLILMDVRMPGLGGVETVRRLLSADPGARIIMLTVAEDLDGVALAVAAGARGYLHKDASRAELRATVTQALADPTWRLAPRRLRSAEMGAAPTLTAREIQVLEGMSHGRSNAEIGRELFLSEDTVKTHARRLFKKLGASDRAHAVALGFRWGLVR, via the coding sequence ATGACATCCGTCCTCGTCTGCGACGACTCCCCGCTTGCCCGAGAGGCGCTCCGCCGCGCGGTCGCGACCGTGCCCGGCGTCGAGCGCGTGACCACCGCGGCCAACGGCGAGGAAGTCCTCCGCCGCTGGGGCGCGGACCGCTCGGACCTGATTCTGATGGACGTGCGCATGCCCGGCCTGGGCGGCGTGGAGACCGTCCGCCGGCTGCTCTCCGCGGACCCCGGCGCCCGCATCATCATGCTCACGGTCGCCGAGGACCTCGACGGCGTCGCGCTCGCCGTCGCCGCGGGTGCCCGTGGCTACCTGCACAAGGACGCCTCGCGCGCCGAGCTGCGGGCCACGGTCACGCAGGCGCTCGCCGACCCGACCTGGCGGCTCGCCCCCCGCCGCCTCCGCTCGGCCGAGATGGGCGCCGCGCCCACCCTCACCGCGCGCGAGATCCAGGTCCTCGAGGGCATGAGCCACGGCCGGTCCAACGCGGAGATCGGGCGCGAGCTCTTCCTCTCCGAGGACACGGTCAAGACGCACGCCCGGCGTCTCTTCAAGAAGCTCGGTGCCTCCGACCGGGCGCATGCCGTCGCGCTCGGATTCCGCTGGGGCCTGGTCCGCTGA